A genome region from Maridesulfovibrio salexigens DSM 2638 includes the following:
- a CDS encoding type II secretion system protein has translation MNIHAARRLSGGLTFIELLIVLFIVGMGWFTLMPNLDLAGDRGDDSLSSVNALIYEAKTEAVETDSRQYVFIDFENGLLKWKNEEIALPSEVSSGHFNEYPIDGDGVEFTIYPEGFSDEVRLVFSDGLTVVLDPLAVRFVEG, from the coding sequence ATGAATATTCATGCTGCCCGCCGTCTCTCAGGCGGACTGACTTTCATAGAACTTTTGATTGTTCTGTTCATAGTGGGCATGGGCTGGTTTACGCTCATGCCCAATCTTGATCTTGCCGGAGACCGGGGCGATGACAGCTTAAGTTCTGTAAACGCCCTGATTTATGAGGCAAAGACTGAGGCTGTAGAGACAGATTCCCGGCAGTATGTGTTTATAGATTTTGAGAACGGTCTTCTTAAATGGAAGAACGAGGAGATTGCTCTTCCTTCTGAAGTCTCCAGCGGGCATTTCAATGAATATCCCATAGATGGCGACGGAGTTGAGTTTACTATCTACCCTGAAGGGTTCAGCGATGAAGTGCGTTTGGTCTTTTCTGATGGTTTAACCGTGGTCTTGGACCCGCTGGCAGTCCGTTTTGTGGAGGGGTAG
- the gspG gene encoding type II secretion system major pseudopilin GspG, translating to MQKKRIRIADLKKGQRGFSLIELMIVIVILGLLASMLVPKIMDRPNEARVTKAKMDMKALDSALKLYKLDTGRYPTTEQGLQALITKPDTRPVPRNYRKGGYLDSATAPVDPWGYDYIYRSPGEEGRPYELISLGADGMEGGEDYDADIKSWE from the coding sequence ATGCAGAAAAAAAGAATTCGTATTGCTGACCTTAAAAAGGGGCAGCGTGGTTTCAGTCTTATTGAGTTGATGATTGTTATTGTTATTCTTGGCCTGTTGGCTTCAATGCTTGTTCCTAAAATCATGGACCGTCCTAACGAAGCAAGGGTGACTAAAGCCAAGATGGATATGAAGGCTTTGGATTCGGCTTTGAAGTTATATAAATTGGATACCGGACGTTACCCCACCACCGAGCAGGGACTTCAGGCTTTGATCACCAAGCCGGATACCCGTCCTGTCCCCCGGAACTACCGCAAAGGTGGATATCTGGATTCCGCTACTGCTCCTGTTGATCCCTGGGGTTATGATTATATTTACAGAAGTCCCGGAGAAGAAGGACGTCCTTACGAATTGATCTCCCTTGGTGCCGACGGCATGGAGGGCGGCGAAGACTATGACGCTGATATCAAGAGCTGGGAATAA
- a CDS encoding WD40 repeat domain-containing protein, producing MNKKLIILALSAFALFVSGCAKQPSPASDEPALITDDSLDVSMLVGQKPLSLAGLVEYEASQQYSSLDSIYNRPPDGMVGNYIVQLSKSNEIVNLGENVTTFVQQDNILAAGFKNGVVRMYGGQGCAAVQATSKPVNSISWAPGSPFMAVSSGQNKVVEVFNTKECARVRVHDVNSTVDMFAVSPRGSWLALVDEARRLWVGPAVDKLRKIDRFTYKPLSLTFSNEEGILMGVDTTGKMVMWSPLKLTRIFDQKIKGGPFKSVKAYGPHLNIVTEKDERFQWDVRKRSKFPYYEHESGFSLKNSVLIYRSPRKVFSKKVLFKPVEFSVDRSPSGKVYRVRDVDGDLRYYSSVNGVALKGEYDFADWKEVKLGREYGFSERGKEFSLAVPIAQREFQRLYCRYIPSKGYYLWWKKVARPDDYFKSRGMLPRRTGIAAEAPIEWEPLASKQMDIRD from the coding sequence ATGAATAAAAAGTTAATCATTCTGGCGCTGAGTGCCTTCGCTCTTTTTGTTTCCGGTTGTGCAAAGCAGCCTTCTCCGGCTTCGGATGAACCTGCACTTATTACTGACGACAGCCTTGATGTGTCCATGCTGGTGGGACAAAAACCGCTAAGTCTTGCCGGGCTTGTCGAATATGAGGCCTCTCAGCAGTATTCTTCGTTGGACAGCATTTATAACCGTCCTCCCGATGGGATGGTCGGTAACTATATTGTGCAACTTAGTAAGAGTAATGAGATAGTGAATCTGGGCGAGAATGTAACTACATTTGTGCAACAGGATAATATTCTTGCTGCAGGGTTCAAAAACGGTGTGGTCCGCATGTATGGCGGGCAGGGCTGTGCGGCAGTACAGGCTACTTCAAAACCGGTCAATTCTATTTCATGGGCACCGGGATCTCCTTTTATGGCTGTTTCATCCGGTCAGAATAAGGTTGTTGAGGTCTTCAATACCAAAGAATGTGCCCGGGTCCGTGTTCACGATGTGAACAGCACCGTGGATATGTTTGCTGTTTCGCCCCGGGGGAGTTGGCTGGCTTTGGTTGATGAGGCCCGCAGGCTTTGGGTTGGTCCGGCTGTTGATAAACTGCGCAAGATTGACCGTTTCACGTATAAGCCGCTTTCCCTGACTTTTTCTAATGAGGAAGGGATCCTTATGGGGGTGGATACCACTGGGAAAATGGTTATGTGGAGTCCGCTCAAATTGACCCGTATTTTTGATCAAAAAATTAAAGGCGGACCGTTTAAGTCGGTAAAAGCCTACGGCCCTCATCTTAATATTGTTACAGAGAAGGATGAGCGTTTCCAATGGGATGTGCGCAAACGGTCGAAGTTTCCATATTATGAACATGAAAGTGGATTTTCCCTTAAAAACAGTGTCCTGATTTATCGTTCTCCGCGGAAAGTTTTTTCTAAGAAAGTTCTATTTAAGCCCGTTGAGTTCAGTGTGGACCGTTCTCCTTCAGGCAAGGTCTATAGGGTAAGGGATGTTGACGGGGATTTGAGATATTATTCCTCGGTTAATGGAGTTGCTCTAAAGGGTGAATATGATTTTGCCGACTGGAAAGAAGTAAAACTGGGCAGAGAGTATGGTTTCTCCGAGCGCGGGAAAGAGTTTTCTCTTGCCGTTCCTATTGCACAGCGGGAATTTCAAAGGTTGTATTGCAGGTATATACCAAGTAAGGGGTATTACCTCTGGTGGAAAAAAGTGGCTCGCCCGGATGACTACTTTAAATCGCGGGGTATGCTTCCACGCCGGACGGGAATTGCTGCCGAGGCTCCAATTGAATGGGAGCCGCTGGCAAGCAAACAGATGGATATCAGGGATTAA
- a CDS encoding ATP-binding protein has translation MQQTYKKILNHLSGHSEQKKSRHLKSKSWRLPMLASFYVLAYVIFDLMADGLARHYIFCIFLVVSSLYFSWRLGGRETMTYVGFFNIFFAFIFSRLLYMTGNFSSKLFLSRSFMTLYVVAIIFMFIMTKRKSPADREKKEREKSIREERQKRRQLELMVATEKLTDDMITQANMVKDELMVLQNSWKSQIHTIVNDLPKVKERELYNQIVTPFEESIVEHLRDLEKRLSFKPQLTGLDELAANLTDRLENDQKHSRARLDLKFDFEKWIVRDEEVLVDRYKTWEILLNLIRNSQTAMELRQIELLRQGSEEFKTFKPRLSITADVQDNYARLRVTDTGGGVSDDSLQDLFKRAVPSAKRNGKAMGQGTVFVKFFGDNMGFDISASNTDTLGSKGLEVTILIPLGTFGPAGAIPVTGDE, from the coding sequence ATGCAGCAGACATATAAAAAAATTCTGAACCACCTGTCCGGTCACTCGGAACAAAAAAAAAGCAGACACCTTAAAAGCAAAAGCTGGCGACTGCCGATGCTGGCAAGCTTTTACGTTCTGGCATACGTAATATTCGATCTCATGGCAGACGGCCTTGCCAGACATTATATTTTCTGCATTTTCCTTGTAGTCTCCAGTCTTTATTTTTCGTGGCGCCTAGGCGGAAGAGAAACAATGACTTACGTCGGTTTCTTCAACATATTCTTTGCCTTTATTTTTTCAAGACTGCTGTACATGACCGGGAATTTCTCATCCAAGCTATTCCTAAGCCGCTCGTTCATGACCCTATACGTGGTTGCTATCATTTTTATGTTCATCATGACCAAACGCAAATCTCCGGCGGACAGGGAAAAAAAAGAACGGGAAAAATCAATCCGTGAAGAAAGACAGAAACGCAGACAACTTGAGCTCATGGTAGCCACCGAGAAACTTACTGATGACATGATCACTCAGGCAAATATGGTTAAAGATGAACTCATGGTGCTCCAGAATTCATGGAAATCGCAGATTCATACCATTGTCAACGATCTTCCAAAAGTTAAAGAGAGGGAACTCTATAACCAGATAGTTACCCCTTTTGAAGAGAGTATTGTTGAGCACTTGCGTGATCTGGAAAAAAGGCTTTCCTTCAAACCCCAATTGACAGGTCTTGACGAACTGGCTGCAAACCTTACAGATAGACTGGAAAACGATCAAAAACATTCACGGGCAAGGCTGGACCTGAAATTTGATTTTGAAAAATGGATAGTCAGAGACGAAGAAGTCCTTGTGGACCGCTACAAAACATGGGAGATTCTGCTCAACCTGATCAGGAACAGCCAGACAGCTATGGAACTCCGGCAGATAGAACTGCTCCGCCAAGGCAGCGAAGAGTTCAAGACATTTAAACCTCGTTTATCCATCACTGCCGATGTGCAAGATAATTACGCCCGCTTGAGGGTAACCGACACCGGAGGCGGTGTCTCCGACGACAGTTTACAGGATCTTTTCAAAAGAGCCGTCCCTTCAGCCAAACGCAACGGCAAAGCCATGGGACAGGGAACTGTCTTTGTAAAATTTTTCGGCGACAACATGGGCTTTGACATATCAGCCAGCAACACTGACACTCTCGGTTCCAAAGGACTCGAAGTAACCATACTTATACCATTAGGAACCTTCGGCCCCGCAGGGGCTATTCCAGTAACAGGAGACGAATAA
- a CDS encoding response regulator has product MTPEQDPYFFVLADDDPRLHEYTVSILRDAGILEKHESFYDPVSFLAFLKESEEEPDVILLDVHFEGSGLSGVDILPYIREEYPYIPVILLTGMDAEATDEAQSDVFTYFIPKPVTEDHLLRMLHFYLGKSKKTAEQVNTLMAEMEEVKGYHQLLEEEVEQLQDEQRRLEEQSKSEKVAGAGKGFERVTEILESLLTKSEAMPSFIADLEKVYSTQFKLFKKVIETLIRFDVQDSGTPGMNIHKVKGTQNVFSARLSRKVRLFYYSSAKTVRKRLLRLDIYHDTKGMDKWIKNNYHSYAEIEE; this is encoded by the coding sequence ATGACCCCGGAACAGGATCCGTATTTTTTTGTTTTGGCAGACGATGACCCGCGTTTGCACGAATACACTGTTTCAATCCTCCGCGATGCGGGAATTCTTGAAAAACACGAATCTTTTTACGATCCGGTCTCATTTCTGGCATTTTTGAAAGAATCCGAAGAAGAACCGGATGTAATCCTGCTTGATGTCCATTTTGAGGGTTCAGGACTCAGCGGCGTTGATATTTTACCTTATATTCGTGAAGAATATCCGTACATCCCGGTTATACTTTTGACCGGAATGGATGCCGAGGCCACTGACGAAGCACAATCCGATGTATTCACCTACTTCATCCCCAAACCGGTGACCGAAGACCATCTGCTGCGCATGCTTCATTTCTACCTTGGTAAGAGCAAAAAAACAGCTGAACAGGTCAACACCCTTATGGCAGAAATGGAAGAGGTCAAAGGGTACCACCAGTTGCTGGAAGAAGAAGTTGAACAGCTTCAGGACGAACAACGCCGCCTTGAAGAGCAGAGCAAGAGTGAAAAAGTAGCCGGAGCCGGTAAAGGATTTGAAAGAGTCACTGAAATACTTGAATCCCTGCTGACCAAGAGTGAAGCCATGCCAAGCTTCATCGCTGACCTTGAAAAGGTGTACTCCACACAGTTTAAACTCTTCAAAAAGGTCATTGAAACCCTGATTCGCTTTGACGTTCAGGATTCCGGAACACCGGGGATGAACATCCACAAAGTTAAAGGCACCCAGAACGTTTTCAGTGCACGGCTGTCCAGAAAAGTGAGGCTCTTTTATTACAGCTCCGCTAAGACCGTAAGGAAAAGACTATTAAGATTAGACATTTACCACGACACCAAGGGTATGGACAAGTGGATTAAAAACAACTACCATTCTTACGCTGAAATAGAGGAATAG
- a CDS encoding type II secretory pathway component PulC-like protein, whose translation MELKATKFPAWLWPLAFGLATAYLVSSFIPLPKPTAPILGQSFSSDAASKIEKDSQVILEKNILGLDNPSEIKKKATVTPSTWMLVGILTGDTDMAVFRIKKETVILREGEEHEGWTLAEIKPQYVIWKYGREQKKIAMWDQVQSLKLVRGKANKITVNKAEAKEILEDPNAFLKQALFKPNSKGGKTQGFKVTNIRTNSLLKKLGLENGDVLMRINGEMITGPTKLLQVYGSLGGASAISIDVERKGQMLSLIVELK comes from the coding sequence ATGGAGCTGAAAGCCACCAAATTTCCGGCATGGCTGTGGCCGCTCGCATTCGGGCTGGCTACGGCTTATCTTGTGTCGTCCTTTATCCCGCTGCCTAAGCCGACAGCCCCTATTCTTGGACAATCATTTTCTTCTGACGCAGCCAGTAAGATCGAAAAAGATTCCCAGGTGATTCTTGAAAAAAATATTCTTGGATTGGACAACCCTTCTGAAATCAAGAAAAAAGCCACGGTAACACCCTCTACATGGATGCTTGTAGGAATCCTTACCGGGGATACCGATATGGCTGTTTTCAGGATAAAGAAGGAAACAGTTATCCTGCGCGAGGGAGAAGAGCACGAAGGCTGGACCCTTGCTGAAATCAAGCCTCAATACGTCATATGGAAATATGGACGTGAGCAAAAGAAAATCGCCATGTGGGATCAGGTTCAAAGCCTGAAGCTTGTCCGGGGTAAAGCCAACAAAATTACTGTCAACAAAGCTGAAGCCAAAGAAATACTTGAGGACCCCAATGCTTTCCTCAAACAAGCTTTATTCAAGCCCAACTCAAAGGGTGGTAAAACCCAAGGCTTCAAGGTTACAAACATCAGGACCAATTCCTTGCTTAAAAAGCTTGGTCTCGAAAATGGTGATGTACTCATGCGTATTAATGGAGAAATGATCACCGGACCTACCAAGCTGCTACAGGTATACGGTTCACTCGGTGGTGCTTCAGCTATATCCATTGATGTTGAACGCAAAGGACAGATGCTCTCCCTTATCGTTGAGCTTAAGTAG
- a CDS encoding type II secretion system F family protein, with product MPTYQYRAVTKEGKKKKGFVEASSQSRAFATLQSKGLMPLRLEQVKSGQKEKSSTKSLTSSISMSGKIRLGESFYYLGILIQSGTALAQSLDMMARMSGGKASHTWMEIRDAVQSGESFSSCLGKYPKIFPQVYVGMVQVAESVGKLGDVLENIAKYEEERAEVSGRLMTAMVYPVVILLIGMGAVYFLLSEVLPKITGIFKAAKGELPTSTKIVVALGNTLENLGPMALIIPLCMIFAFISAYKSVPKFREKIDGLLWKMPLIQKSTLARFSGILGFQIDAGIPLVQGMESSANAVNSTFFKKKMAEAREEVATGRSLSAVLAEQKIYPDIYILTLTAGQKSGELGKFLQRMGTIFERDVDNFMKRVVALAEPMLLLFIGMLIAFIVVAIMGPIFDLTSLVK from the coding sequence ATGCCCACCTATCAATATCGCGCGGTCACCAAAGAAGGAAAAAAGAAAAAAGGTTTTGTTGAAGCCTCTTCCCAGTCCAGAGCATTTGCCACTTTACAGAGCAAAGGGCTTATGCCCCTGCGTCTTGAGCAGGTAAAATCCGGGCAAAAGGAAAAGAGCTCCACCAAATCCCTGACTTCCTCCATCTCCATGAGCGGCAAGATCAGGCTGGGTGAATCTTTCTACTATCTTGGCATTCTGATCCAAAGCGGAACCGCGCTGGCCCAGTCTCTGGATATGATGGCCCGTATGAGTGGAGGTAAAGCCAGTCACACGTGGATGGAAATTCGAGATGCTGTCCAATCAGGTGAAAGCTTCTCCTCCTGTCTCGGTAAATATCCTAAAATTTTTCCACAGGTATACGTGGGTATGGTTCAGGTTGCTGAATCAGTGGGTAAACTTGGCGATGTACTTGAAAACATCGCCAAGTACGAGGAAGAACGAGCCGAAGTAAGCGGACGACTCATGACCGCTATGGTTTATCCGGTGGTTATCCTGCTTATCGGTATGGGAGCGGTCTACTTCCTGCTTTCTGAAGTACTGCCTAAGATCACCGGTATATTCAAAGCCGCTAAAGGCGAACTGCCCACATCAACAAAGATTGTTGTGGCACTGGGCAACACCTTGGAAAATCTCGGCCCAATGGCCCTAATCATCCCCTTATGTATGATTTTTGCCTTTATCAGCGCCTACAAATCCGTACCTAAATTCCGGGAGAAGATTGACGGCCTGCTTTGGAAAATGCCGTTGATCCAGAAATCCACACTTGCCCGCTTTTCGGGTATTCTCGGTTTTCAGATTGATGCCGGTATTCCCCTTGTGCAGGGCATGGAAAGCTCTGCCAATGCGGTTAACTCAACATTTTTCAAAAAGAAAATGGCCGAAGCCCGTGAAGAGGTCGCCACAGGACGATCCCTTAGCGCAGTGCTTGCGGAACAAAAGATTTATCCCGATATTTACATCCTGACCCTTACTGCCGGACAAAAATCCGGTGAACTGGGCAAATTTCTACAACGAATGGGTACCATCTTCGAAAGGGATGTGGACAACTTCATGAAACGTGTAGTCGCATTGGCTGAGCCTATGCTGCTGCTTTTCATCGGCATGCTTATTGCCTTTATTGTTGTCGCCATCATGGGCCCGATCTTCGACCTCACATCGCTCGTAAAATAG
- a CDS encoding KpsF/GutQ family sugar-phosphate isomerase produces the protein MTDKQLSDFIKRGKEVLQIEENGLASIRESLDLNFAKAVEMLAGCKGRVIITGLGKSGLVGRKIAATMSSTGTPSFFLHPVEGAHGDLGMVRTEDVVISISNSGETDELNALLPAIRSFGTQIISITSEIESTMGRLSDIVIKTKVPCEACSHGLAPTSSTTAALAIGDALAVCLMDHKAFDSQDFKKFHPGGSLGRRLTLCISELMHTDNIPAAAQDGTLAEALTVLDKGGLGLVALTDGEKLSGVITDGDVRRLVCSGNFNTQISAREVMIENPLRITPDMSAAQALDIMESKEITVLPVVNEEGMLTGMIHLHDLLGKGRLKFAENTRS, from the coding sequence ATGACCGATAAACAACTTTCCGACTTCATTAAGCGGGGCAAGGAAGTTCTTCAAATTGAAGAAAACGGCCTCGCCTCCATACGCGAATCTCTCGACCTGAACTTTGCCAAGGCCGTAGAAATGCTTGCCGGCTGTAAAGGCAGGGTAATTATCACCGGACTGGGAAAGTCCGGTCTGGTGGGCCGCAAAATCGCTGCCACCATGTCCTCTACCGGCACACCGTCCTTTTTCCTGCATCCTGTTGAAGGAGCACACGGCGACCTCGGCATGGTAAGGACTGAAGACGTTGTAATATCCATCTCCAACAGCGGCGAAACAGATGAACTCAACGCCCTGCTTCCGGCGATCCGGTCTTTCGGCACCCAAATAATTTCCATCACTTCGGAAATTGAATCCACAATGGGACGACTCTCAGACATTGTAATCAAAACGAAAGTGCCCTGCGAAGCATGCTCACATGGCCTGGCACCGACTTCATCTACCACTGCAGCCCTTGCAATCGGTGATGCTCTGGCAGTCTGTCTCATGGACCACAAAGCCTTTGACAGTCAGGATTTTAAAAAATTTCATCCCGGCGGATCGCTGGGCCGCAGGTTAACCCTGTGCATCAGTGAACTCATGCACACCGACAACATCCCCGCAGCCGCTCAGGACGGAACCCTTGCCGAAGCACTGACAGTTCTCGACAAAGGAGGTCTGGGACTGGTTGCCCTGACAGATGGAGAAAAGCTTTCCGGTGTAATCACCGACGGCGATGTGCGCAGATTGGTCTGTTCCGGTAATTTCAATACGCAAATTTCCGCCCGTGAGGTCATGATCGAAAATCCCCTGCGCATCACACCGGACATGTCCGCAGCACAGGCGCTCGATATCATGGAATCCAAAGAGATCACCGTACTGCCCGTTGTAAACGAAGAAGGTATGCTCACAGGTATGATCCATCTGCATGACCTACTGGGCAAAGGCAGACTTAAATTTGCGGAGAACACACGCAGTTAA
- the asnB gene encoding asparagine synthase (glutamine-hydrolyzing) produces MCGIAGFIDLNRSSDAKRLERIARKMGDAQNMRGPDGSGQWSDPEWGVGLDHRRLAIIDLTEEGVQPMHSKSGRYVTVYNGEIYNYRDLRAELEQSEGFPGWRGHSDTEVMLEAVEQWGFEEALKRFSGMFAIAIWDRKEHYLLLARDRMGEKPLYYSMQGGNFLFGSELKALMGYKKYFNREVDRDSLAAYLRYCYVPGPRTIFKDTFSLMPGTWTCLRPDGELTEPRPYWSLLDCAREAENKIFTAPDEAIVDTLEDLLLKVIEREMISDVPLGAFLSGGVDSSLIVALMQQCALAPVKTFTIGFDDEAYNEAKDAKAVAKHIGTEHTELYVSPQDALDIIPQIPQIWDQPFSDSSQIPTHLVSRMTREHVTVSLSGDGGDELFAGYNRHVRGCSLWHKLENVPAPLRKIGARMISNISPQSWNKVFKMYGPFLPPALQMRLPGQKLHKLADVMGASSASDYYRDLTSIWLNPEAVVRNATEFRGPFQQPNSQPPQDNLTAWMQFMDAANYMVDDILTKVDRAAMGISLETRAPFLDHEIVEFSQRLPMHLRINNGQGKHILREILYKYVPQEMIERPKMGFGVPIDSWLRGPLRGWAEELLAPDRLDREGYFNTGHVRLAWNEHMTGIKDNQYKIWSVLMFQSWCEKWEIR; encoded by the coding sequence ATGTGTGGAATCGCAGGTTTTATTGATCTTAACCGTTCATCTGATGCGAAACGCTTGGAGCGTATTGCCCGTAAAATGGGTGATGCTCAGAACATGCGCGGCCCGGACGGTTCCGGGCAATGGTCCGACCCGGAATGGGGTGTAGGCCTTGATCACCGCCGCCTTGCTATCATTGACCTGACCGAAGAAGGCGTGCAGCCCATGCACTCCAAATCAGGCCGCTATGTCACCGTCTACAACGGCGAAATCTACAATTACCGCGACTTGCGTGCAGAACTTGAACAATCCGAAGGATTTCCGGGCTGGCGCGGCCATTCTGATACCGAGGTCATGCTTGAGGCTGTTGAGCAATGGGGCTTTGAAGAAGCCCTGAAAAGATTCAGCGGCATGTTCGCCATTGCCATCTGGGACCGCAAAGAACACTACCTGCTGCTTGCCCGCGACCGCATGGGTGAAAAACCGCTCTACTATTCCATGCAGGGTGGCAATTTCCTATTCGGCTCAGAGCTTAAAGCACTCATGGGCTATAAAAAATATTTCAACCGCGAAGTAGACCGCGACTCACTGGCCGCTTACCTGCGCTATTGCTACGTTCCCGGCCCGCGCACGATATTTAAAGATACTTTTTCCCTGATGCCCGGAACATGGACCTGTTTACGTCCAGACGGGGAACTCACGGAACCCCGGCCTTACTGGTCCCTGCTGGACTGCGCCCGCGAAGCCGAGAACAAAATTTTCACCGCCCCGGACGAAGCAATTGTCGACACACTGGAAGACCTGCTACTCAAAGTAATTGAACGGGAAATGATCTCCGATGTACCTTTAGGAGCTTTCCTTTCAGGCGGGGTAGATTCCTCGCTGATCGTAGCCCTGATGCAGCAGTGCGCTCTGGCTCCAGTCAAAACCTTCACCATCGGCTTTGATGATGAAGCATACAATGAAGCGAAAGATGCCAAGGCCGTAGCCAAGCATATAGGTACCGAACACACCGAACTGTACGTTTCTCCGCAAGACGCACTGGATATAATCCCCCAGATTCCTCAAATCTGGGACCAGCCTTTTTCCGATTCCTCGCAGATTCCTACCCACCTTGTCTCGCGCATGACCCGAGAACACGTGACCGTGTCCCTGTCCGGAGATGGCGGAGATGAACTTTTCGCAGGCTACAACCGCCACGTCAGAGGCTGCTCACTATGGCACAAGCTGGAGAATGTTCCCGCGCCTCTGCGTAAAATTGGCGCAAGGATGATTTCCAATATTTCGCCACAGAGCTGGAACAAAGTATTCAAGATGTACGGTCCGTTTCTGCCGCCAGCCTTACAGATGCGCCTCCCCGGTCAAAAACTGCATAAGCTTGCCGATGTGATGGGGGCTTCATCCGCATCTGATTACTACCGGGACCTAACCTCCATCTGGCTCAATCCAGAGGCCGTAGTACGCAATGCAACAGAATTCCGGGGCCCGTTCCAGCAGCCCAACTCACAGCCTCCGCAGGATAATCTGACAGCATGGATGCAATTCATGGATGCGGCCAACTACATGGTCGATGACATCCTGACCAAAGTTGACCGGGCAGCTATGGGCATCAGCCTAGAGACCCGTGCACCATTTCTAGATCACGAAATCGTAGAATTTTCCCAGCGTCTGCCTATGCATCTGCGTATCAACAATGGACAGGGCAAACATATTTTACGCGAAATTTTGTATAAATACGTGCCGCAGGAAATGATCGAACGTCCGAAAATGGGCTTCGGCGTTCCCATAGACAGCTGGCTGCGCGGACCGTTACGCGGATGGGCCGAAGAATTGCTGGCCCCGGACAGATTGGATCGAGAAGGATATTTTAATACCGGTCATGTGCGCCTCGCTTGGAACGAACACATGACCGGCATAAAAGATAACCAGTACAAAATCTGGAGTGTGCTCATGTTTCAGAGCTGGTGTGAGAAGTGGGAGATACGATAA
- a CDS encoding metallophosphoesterase family protein has protein sequence MIGIISDIHGNYVALKEVLARLDFMGITEIYCLGDVVGYYSQINECCEELQRRNILCVMGNHDWYFVAKSFCPRSKSVNDCLGYQRKIITKENLRWLSSFPVFHEIDNIFMVHGGWADPIDEYLIPERDYFSRIEGRFFASGHTHVQQVVRFEELDKIYCNPGSVGQPRDLNPHAAFAVFDGNEFSLHRVSYDIGKVGRLMEKAGFSGYYYGCLMTGASRLQWAEKDTD, from the coding sequence ATGATCGGGATAATTTCTGATATTCATGGTAATTATGTTGCTTTAAAAGAAGTTTTAGCTCGTCTTGATTTCATGGGGATTACGGAAATATATTGTCTTGGCGATGTGGTTGGGTATTATTCGCAGATTAATGAATGTTGTGAGGAGCTTCAGCGTCGGAATATTTTATGTGTAATGGGAAATCATGACTGGTATTTTGTGGCAAAAAGTTTTTGCCCCAGGTCAAAAAGCGTTAACGACTGCCTGGGATATCAAAGGAAAATTATAACAAAAGAAAATTTGCGATGGCTATCCTCTTTCCCAGTGTTTCACGAAATAGATAATATTTTTATGGTTCATGGTGGATGGGCTGATCCTATTGACGAATATCTTATTCCTGAGCGCGATTATTTTTCACGTATCGAAGGGCGCTTTTTTGCTTCAGGGCATACGCATGTGCAACAGGTTGTAAGATTTGAAGAGTTGGACAAAATATATTGCAACCCAGGGTCTGTTGGTCAACCGAGAGATTTAAACCCACATGCCGCTTTTGCCGTTTTTGATGGGAACGAGTTCTCTCTTCATCGGGTTTCGTACGATATTGGTAAAGTTGGTAGGTTGATGGAAAAAGCAGGATTCAGCGGCTACTATTATGGGTGTTTGATGACTGGCGCCAGCAGATTGCAATGGGCAGAAAAAGATACTGATTAA